GACCTGCTTGTGGACCTGATTGACCGCCTCGGCGACGACCGGGTTTATCTTGCCGGGCATGATGGAGCTACCGGGCTGGTTCTCGGGCTGTTCGAGTTCGCCGAGTCCGTTCCGGGGGCCGGACGCCAGCAGACGCAGGTCGTTCGCTATCTTGTTCAGCGAGCCAGCGATGGTCCGGAGCGCGCCGTGGGCCTCCGACATCGCGTCGTGAGCGGCTTGGGCCTCGAAGTGGTCGTCGGCCTCGCGGAACTCCACGCCGGTCTCCTCGGAGATGTACTCGGCGGCCTTCTCCGGGAACTCGGGGTGGGTGTTCAGGCCGGTGCCGACTGCGGTACCGCCGAGCGCGAGTTCCGAGAGGTGGTCCCGAACGTGGTCCAGACGCGCGAGACCCTTCTCGACCTGCGTGCGGTAGCCGCCGAACTCCTGTCCGAGTCGGACCGGGGTGGCGTCCTGCAGGTGGGTGCGGCCCGTCTTGACCACGCCGTCGAACTCACCCTCCTTCGCGGCGAGGGCTTCCCGGAGCGAGTCGAGCGCGGGCAGGAGGTCCTTCTCGACGGCTTCCAGCGACGCGACGTGCATCGCGGTCGGAATCACGTCGTTGGACGACTGGCCGAAGTTCACGTGGTCGTTGGGGTGAATCTCCCTGCTCCCGATTTCGCCGCCGTAGATTTCGGTGGCGCGGTTGGCGATGACCTCGTTGGCGTTCATGTTCGAGGAGGTCCCGCTCCCGGTCTGGAACACGTCCACGGGGAACTGGTCGTCGTGGTCGCCCGCGATGACCTCGTCGGCGGCTTCCACGATAGCGTCGGCCTTCTCCTCCGGAATCATTTCGAGGTCGCGGTTCGCTCGCGCGGCCGACTTCTTGACGACGCCGAGCGCGCGGACGAATCGCCGCCCGAACGTGATGCCCGAGATGGGGAAGTTCTGGAGCGCGCGCTGGGTCTGTGCGCCCCAGTAGGCGTCGGCCGGGACCTGCATCTCTCCGAGACTGTCCTCCTCCGTCCGGTAGTCCTCGTCGTTAGTCATCCGTTCGAAGGTCCATCACCCGCAGATAAATATCGTGCGCACTCGGTCTCGTCGTCGGGTACGAGGGAGGCGAAGCGCCCACGGTGAGAACCGAGACCGGAAACAGGAACCGGTCCGAACGGTCGAATTTTCTCGGTGGAGTGTCGGAACGAACGCGAGAGTCGGTCGTTTCGGTTATAGTTCTGGATTACTTGACATCTAATAAGCCGTTTCAGCCCCACTACTATTCGTTTTCCGACAAGCTATCGTTCCGATACGACCTCAAGTAAATTTACCTGCCCATATACTTCCAACGGCGAGGGGCTACCGAACAGGACCTTCTACCGACCCGTGTGTCACTGAGTAACAATTTACTCGGTCTTGCATTAATTTCAACAACGTTTAAGAGGCTGGTGGGAGATGTTTTCGTTTAGGCTCACAGTATGACAGATGCCAACGAAGGTTCCGACGTTTCTCGGCGCGATTACATCAAGGCGGCCGGTGCGGGTACTATCGGCGTCACCGGACTAGCTGGCTGTATGGGCGGTGGCGGTGAGGGCGAGTCTACGACGACTACCGACTCCGGGTCGGACGAGACCACCGAGTCGATGGACGACGGTGAGGAGACCACCACCGAGGAGTCCTCGAACTACGAGACGCTGGAGGTCCAGCACTGGTGGACCGGCGGCGACGGTGCCGCGGCGGTCGAGGCGCTGTTCGAAGGGTTCGCGGAGGCGTACCCCGACATCGAGGTCAACCAGAACCCGGTCTCCGGCGGCGCGGGCCAGAACCTCGAAACGGTCATCAAGAAGCGCGTGCTGAACAACAACCCGCCCAGTTCGTGGCAGGCGTGGCCGGGCGCGAACCTCCAGCCGTACGTGGCGGCGGACAAGCTCGAAGACATCGGCGACTCGGTCTGGTCGCAGAACGGGATGAAGGACGCCTACCTCGAAGGCCCGAAGGAGGCGGCTCGCCCCGGCGGGAACTTCGTGACGGTGCCGCTGAACATCCACCGCATCAACAACCTGTTCTACAACGTCTCGGTCGTCGAGGACGCGGGCGTAGACCCCGCCTCCATCGAGACGCCCGGCGACCTCGTCTCGGCGATGGAGACCGTCGAGTCCGAGACGGACGCGGTCGGGATGGCCCACCAGACCTCCTCGGCGTGGTCGACCACGCAGCTCTGGGCGACGGTCCTGCTGGGCGAGAACGACGTGGAGACGTACAACTCCTTCGCGGAGGGTAACGTCGCCGACAACGAGGAGGCGGTCAAAAGCTCGCTCCAGACGGTCGTCGATTACACCGAACACGTCAACGACGACGCCGGTTCCGTGAGCTGGACCGAGGCCAACCAGAAAATCCTCAACGGCGAGGCCGCCTTCTTCCATCAGGGCGACTGGGCCGCGGGGATGTACCGCGGACAGGACGGCTTCGAGTTCGAGGACGACTGGGGTCACGTTCCGTTCCCCGGAACCGAGGGCGTCTACGCGCTCAACATGGACTCGTTCCCCTTCCCGACGAACAACCCCTCGCCCGAGGCGACGACGAAGTTCCTGCAGTACGTCGGCTCCGTCGACGCCCAAGAGCGGTTCAACCCCAAGAAGGGGTCGATTCCGCCCCGGACCGACGTGCCGAGCGACGCGTTCGGGCCGTTCCTCACCCGACAGATGGACGACTTCCAGAACTCCGACTCGCAGGTCCAGTCCATCGAACACGGCCTCGCTATCGCGCCCGACCCCAAGAGCAACATCAGCGACGCGATGGCGAGTTTCATCTCGAACTGGAACGTGGACAACACCTACCAGCAACTGACGCAGGCGTTCAACTGAAGTCGATTCCGACTGTCCCTTTTTCACATGCAACGACTCAAAGACGCACTCCGACGGATAACCCCCCGGAACGGCGACGAGACGGGCGAGGTTCGGACCGACGGCGGAGCCACCGTTACGGGCGAGTCCGCCGAGTCCGAGACGGGAACCGGCCGGTCGCTCCTGTCGAGCGACTTCCTCCGGTCGATGCCGTTCTGGCTCCCGCCGTTCCTGCTGATGGGCTTTTTCGTCTACGGGGCCATCGGGTGGAACCTCGTCATCTCGCTGACGGACTTCGAGGGGCTACTGCTGCCGGAGTACAAGATTTCGGAGTTCGACCTCGAAATGTACCGGGAGGCGTTCTCGGACCCGTCGTTCTGGACCGCGGCCCAGAACACGCTGGTCCTGCTGGTGGCGTTCACGGGAGTCTGTCTCGTCGTCGGCCTCCTGCTCGCCATCCTCGTGGACCAAGAGATACGGTTCGAGAACACCTTCCGCATCGTCTACCTGCTACCGATGAGCCTGTCGTTCGTCGTGACCGCGAAGTTCTGGGCGTGGATGTACAATCCCGAAATCGGGATGATAAACGTCACGCTCCGCCAGTTGGGGCTGGACTTCCTCACCTTACAGTGGATTTCGAACCCCGAGACGAAACTGGCGGCGGTCATCTTCGCGCTCATCTGGCAGTTCTCGGGGTACGCGATGGTCGTGTACCTCGCGGGGCTTCGAGCGATTCCGACCGCTCACTACGAGGCCGCGAAGGTCGACGGCGCGAGTAGCCTGAAGATGTACTGGCGGGTCATCCTGCCACAGCTTCGGGCCTCGACCATGAGCGCCGCGGTGGTGCTGATGGTGTTCGCGCTGAAGGCCTTCGACTTCCTCTACGTGATGTTCGGCAACAACCCCGGCCCGGCCGCCGACATCCTCGCCACGATGATGTTCCGCGAGGCGTTCGGGTCGAACAACTGGGCGTACGGGTCGGCCATCGCCATCGTGCTGTTCGGCATGGCGCTGGCGGTGGTCGCACCGTACCTCTACAGCGAATACCGACGAGGAGAACTATGAGCGGCGCGCCAGCCAGTCCGAATCCGGACGACCACACCAGACGGGAGCGAATCGAGCGGCGAGTGAGAGACACCGACGGGCGACGGGCCGCGCTGTACGCCTTGCTCCTCGGACTCGTCGCGTTCTACCTCGCGCCGCTGGAGGCGGGCCTGATGACCGCGTTCAAGACGACCGACGCGTTCAATCGGACCGTGCCGTTCCTGCCGCCCTTCGGCGGCGGGTTCACCGTCGAGCCGTGGGAAATCGCGTTCGACGCCATGTCGAACGCGCTCGTCAACAGCCTCCTGCTGGCGGTTCCGGCGACGGTGCTGTCGGCGACGCTCGGGTCCATCGCGGCCTACGGGCTGACGACCATCGACTGGAAGTACCAGACCGCGCTGGTCGCGCTGTTCATCGCGGGCATCTTCATCCCGTATCAGGCGGTGTTGGTGCCCCTATCGCGGCTCTACGCCATCGTGAACACGCAGGAACTGCTGTCGTTCCTCTGGGGCCTGCCGCTGATGCACGAACACTACGCGAGCATCATCAACCTCATCGTCACGCACACCGCGTACGGGATTCCCATCACGTTCCTGCTGTTCAGAGGCTACTACCAGTCGCTGTCCCACGAGATGATAGAGGCCGCGCGACTCGACGGCGCGAGCGTCTACAGCATCTACCGCAACATCGTCCTGCCGCTGTCGAAACCGATGTTCGCGGTGACGCTCATCTACCAGTTCACGCAGGTCTGGAACGACCTGCTGTTTGCGCTGGTCATCCTGCCGTCCGGCGGCGGTGCGGCCGCGCCGGTGACCATCGCGCTCAACAGCCTCACCGGCGGCATCGTGGAGTCGTTCAACAC
This region of Halorussus salinus genomic DNA includes:
- a CDS encoding class II fumarate hydratase codes for the protein MTNDEDYRTEEDSLGEMQVPADAYWGAQTQRALQNFPISGITFGRRFVRALGVVKKSAARANRDLEMIPEEKADAIVEAADEVIAGDHDDQFPVDVFQTGSGTSSNMNANEVIANRATEIYGGEIGSREIHPNDHVNFGQSSNDVIPTAMHVASLEAVEKDLLPALDSLREALAAKEGEFDGVVKTGRTHLQDATPVRLGQEFGGYRTQVEKGLARLDHVRDHLSELALGGTAVGTGLNTHPEFPEKAAEYISEETGVEFREADDHFEAQAAHDAMSEAHGALRTIAGSLNKIANDLRLLASGPRNGLGELEQPENQPGSSIMPGKINPVVAEAVNQVHKQVVGNDAAVSAGAAEGQIDLNLYKPVLAHNFLQSAELLANSAEVFGEKFVRKLEANEQHCEEQVEQSMALATALNPHIGYDKASDAAKTALKEGKTVKQVVVEKGYLSEEEADEVIDPEKMTHRGILGSDD
- a CDS encoding ABC transporter substrate-binding protein produces the protein MTDANEGSDVSRRDYIKAAGAGTIGVTGLAGCMGGGGEGESTTTTDSGSDETTESMDDGEETTTEESSNYETLEVQHWWTGGDGAAAVEALFEGFAEAYPDIEVNQNPVSGGAGQNLETVIKKRVLNNNPPSSWQAWPGANLQPYVAADKLEDIGDSVWSQNGMKDAYLEGPKEAARPGGNFVTVPLNIHRINNLFYNVSVVEDAGVDPASIETPGDLVSAMETVESETDAVGMAHQTSSAWSTTQLWATVLLGENDVETYNSFAEGNVADNEEAVKSSLQTVVDYTEHVNDDAGSVSWTEANQKILNGEAAFFHQGDWAAGMYRGQDGFEFEDDWGHVPFPGTEGVYALNMDSFPFPTNNPSPEATTKFLQYVGSVDAQERFNPKKGSIPPRTDVPSDAFGPFLTRQMDDFQNSDSQVQSIEHGLAIAPDPKSNISDAMASFISNWNVDNTYQQLTQAFN
- a CDS encoding carbohydrate ABC transporter permease — encoded protein: MQRLKDALRRITPRNGDETGEVRTDGGATVTGESAESETGTGRSLLSSDFLRSMPFWLPPFLLMGFFVYGAIGWNLVISLTDFEGLLLPEYKISEFDLEMYREAFSDPSFWTAAQNTLVLLVAFTGVCLVVGLLLAILVDQEIRFENTFRIVYLLPMSLSFVVTAKFWAWMYNPEIGMINVTLRQLGLDFLTLQWISNPETKLAAVIFALIWQFSGYAMVVYLAGLRAIPTAHYEAAKVDGASSLKMYWRVILPQLRASTMSAAVVLMVFALKAFDFLYVMFGNNPGPAADILATMMFREAFGSNNWAYGSAIAIVLFGMALAVVAPYLYSEYRRGEL
- a CDS encoding carbohydrate ABC transporter permease gives rise to the protein MSGAPASPNPDDHTRRERIERRVRDTDGRRAALYALLLGLVAFYLAPLEAGLMTAFKTTDAFNRTVPFLPPFGGGFTVEPWEIAFDAMSNALVNSLLLAVPATVLSATLGSIAAYGLTTIDWKYQTALVALFIAGIFIPYQAVLVPLSRLYAIVNTQELLSFLWGLPLMHEHYASIINLIVTHTAYGIPITFLLFRGYYQSLSHEMIEAARLDGASVYSIYRNIVLPLSKPMFAVTLIYQFTQVWNDLLFALVILPSGGGAAAPVTIALNSLTGGIVESFNTQMAGAFVAALPTLLVYVLFGEQFAKGVAGEA